From a single Fusarium fujikuroi IMI 58289 draft genome, chromosome FFUJ_chr03 genomic region:
- a CDS encoding related to 2`-hydroxyisoflavone reductase → MSTEIKNVMVLGGRGNLGPYLIRALVKAGFSVSVLSRTSSNVTDSMFLDAAVVKSDYTFPSLVDVFTGQDAVISTLSTANIAEQKIVIDAVAAAKVKRFMPSEFGSDTSVDGLEKMAPFLKGKQDVMDYVKSKEADGLSWTAIFTGPWIDWMLVEGKGLLCLDVKTKTGELVDSGEPKFTTTTASQVGQATAAALLRSDKTKNEYVHVASYNTSQNQVIEALERMSGTKFQLENLDNKDLYARATKHIEEGNWGRGYYELATATVYSDAPVTYFPDKAAHWMKVLGLAQDETFDEMISRVLKTV, encoded by the exons ATGTCTACTGAAATCAAGAACGTCATGGTCCTCGGA GGTCGCGGAAATCTCGGGCCATATCTCATTAGAGCACTTGTCAAAGCAGGCTTCAGCGTTTCTGTCCTCAGCCGCACTTCATCCAACGTCACAGACTCAATGTTCTTGGATGCTGCAGTTGTCAAGTCCGACTACACTTTCCCGTCTCTTGTTGACGTCTTTACGGGACAAGATGCTGTTATCTCTACCCTTTCGACCGCCAATATCGCAGAGCAAAAGATCGTCATTGACGCTGTTGCAGCTGCAAAGGTCAAGCGATTCATGCCAAGCGAGTTTGGGAGCGATACATCCGTCGATGGTCTGGAAAAGATGGCGCCTTTCCTTAAGGGGAAACAAGACGTTATGGACTACGTTAAGTCTAAAGAAGCAGACGGGCTGTCTTGGACAGCGATTTTCACTGGTCCTTGGATTGACTGG ATGCTGGTCGAAGGTAAAGGACTACTTTGCTTAGACGTCAAGACCAAAACTGGTGAGCTTGTCGACTCAGGCGAACCAAAGTTCACCACTACGACCGCGTCACAGGTCGGCCAAGCTACAGCTGCTGCACTCCTCCGTTCAGATAAAACCAAGAATGAGTATGTTCATGTCGCATCCTATAATACTTCTCAGAACCAAGTCATCGAGGCTCTCGAGAGAATGTCAGGCACTAAGTTCCAACTCGAGAACTTGGACAACAAGGACTTGTACGCTCGCGCAACAAAGCATATCGAGGAAGGCAATTGGGGCAGAGGGTACTATGAGCTGGCTACAGCAACTGTCTACAGCGATGCGCCTGTTACATATTTCCCTGACAAAGCGGCTCATTGGATGAAAGTGCTTGGTCTGGCTCAGGACGAGACCTTTGATGAAATGATCTCCCGTGTTTTAAAGACTGTTTGA
- a CDS encoding related to integral membrane protein, translating into MESKQTDLWVVLFVTFAAATIITILRLLSRRLKRIPLSWDDYFALCGYAISVGWIIIIPYWVNHGLGLHITDVTKMRNITLEDALYQSKLLLFIAELFYAFGLFFAKVSILSLYWRMFRVSNIRLPIQILFGCAIVWIIFRIFMGIFHCVPVDAFWDSKAGGYCAIEDKKFFFGTTLVHAAIDIAILILPMWQIGKLQLPMIQKAGIMVMFTFGFFICAAAIRLIVAARVFNDKSADLTWNICDIVIWATVEVNLINVSASLPTIRPACTYIFTCTHPRTRTGASSGSYPNSYGRSQTKQSIRLDTINKSTPNDESSSTHQLAESDDGGGRGSVSDFESHAIDRFRPAGNKYTSTVTGQSPGTGEFGANFGGILVKNETTVHVSKH; encoded by the exons ATGGAGTCTAAGCAGACGGACCTTTGGGTCGTGCTGTTTGTCACTTTTGCTGCTGCGACTATCATTACTATCCTTCGGTTGTTGAGTCGTCGGCTCAAGAGGATTCCATTGTCTTGGGACGATTACTTTGCTCTTTGTGGATAT GCCATTTCTGTTGGTTGGATCATTATTATTCCCTACT GGGTCAATCATGGTCTTGGACTACATATTACGGATGTCACAAAAATGAGGAACATTACATTGGAAGATGCATTGTATCAATCGaaacttctcctcttcatcgccgagCTCTTCTACGCCTTCGGTCTATTCTTCGCCAAAGTCTCGATTCTCAGTCTCTACTGGCGCATGTTCCGGGTCAGCAATATCCGACTCCCAATTCAAATCCTCTTCGGATGCGCCATCGTCTGGATCATCTTCCGA ATCTTCATGGGTATTTTTCATTGTGTTCCCGTCGATGCGTTCTGGGATTCCAAGGCAGGCGGTTACTGCGCCATCGAggataagaagttcttctttgGCACGACGCTGGTACACGCTGCCATTGACATTGCTATCTTGATCCTGCCAATGTGGCAGATTGGAAAATTGCAACTGCCCATGATCCAGAAGGCTGGTATCATGGTCATGTTTACCTTTGGGTTCTT CATTTGCGCTGCCGCTATCCGACTTATTGTCGCTGCTCGCGTCTTTAATGACAAGTCCGCAGATTTGACTTGGAATATTTGCGACATTGTCATCTGGGCAACAGTCGAGGTCAATCTGATCAACGTTTCCG CCTCACTGCCCACGATTCGACCCGCGTGCACGTACATCTTCACCTGCACGCATCCCCGAACCCGAACAGGCGCCAGCTCAGGGAGTTACCCCAACAGCTACGGCCGCAGTCAAACCAAGCAATCCATCCGTCtcgacaccatcaacaaaTCCACGCCCAACGACGAATCTTCCTCAACACACCAACTCGCCGAGTCCGACGACGGCGGTGGTCGAGGCTCAGTGTCAGACTTTGAGAGCCACGCCATCGACCGGTTCAGACCAGCGGGCAACAAGTACACATCTACAGTCACGGGTCAAAGTCCAGGCACTGGAGAATTCGGCGCAAACTTTGGTGGTATTCTCGTCAAGAATGAGACGACGGTTCACGTTTCCAAACACTGA